One window of Chryseobacterium sp. JJR-5R genomic DNA carries:
- the uxaC gene encoding glucuronate isomerase gives MKPFITDQFLLQNKYAEELYFSYAEKQPIIDYHNHLIPKDIAEDTVFENISKVWIAGDHYKWRAMRTMGVNEKFITGDASDKEKFQAWAGTVPHTLRNPLYHWTHLELKRYFGIDELLNADNASEIYENITAQLQTPEKSTRGLLKMMNVESLCTTEDPTDILNYHQDLAKSDFDIKVSTAFRPDKAILIENHNFTDYISKLGESAGIEINSYQALCDALLKRIEYFHENGCRLCDHGLNNISFEEASQTEVNTIFTDKLSGKAIAEKQVNQFKTAILLFLGEIYHTFGWVQQFHLGALRNNNERMHRILGPDTGWDSIGDFVQAETLSQLLNALDGKDKLTKTILYNLNPADNEIFATMIGNFNDGSIRGKVQFGSGWWFLDQKDGMIRQMNALSNMGLISCFVGMLTDSRSFLSYPRHEYFRRVLCNLFGEEMKNGELPDDMELIGKTISDICYHNAKNYFDF, from the coding sequence ATGAAACCTTTTATAACAGATCAATTTTTATTACAGAATAAATATGCTGAAGAACTCTACTTCAGCTACGCAGAAAAGCAGCCGATTATCGATTACCATAATCACCTGATTCCTAAAGATATTGCAGAAGATACCGTTTTCGAAAATATCTCCAAGGTCTGGATTGCCGGCGACCATTACAAGTGGAGGGCCATGCGTACGATGGGCGTGAACGAAAAGTTCATTACCGGGGATGCTTCAGACAAAGAAAAATTCCAGGCCTGGGCCGGAACGGTTCCCCATACCCTCAGAAATCCCTTATATCACTGGACCCATCTGGAACTGAAAAGATATTTCGGGATTGATGAATTGCTGAATGCAGATAATGCTTCGGAAATCTATGAAAACATCACCGCACAGCTCCAGACTCCGGAAAAATCAACCAGAGGTTTGCTGAAAATGATGAATGTAGAATCTTTATGTACCACGGAAGATCCTACTGATATTTTAAATTACCACCAGGACCTGGCAAAAAGTGATTTCGATATTAAAGTAAGCACGGCGTTCCGTCCGGATAAAGCGATCCTGATTGAAAACCACAACTTCACAGATTATATTTCCAAATTAGGCGAATCGGCCGGAATTGAGATTAATTCTTATCAGGCTTTGTGTGATGCTTTACTTAAAAGGATTGAATATTTCCACGAAAACGGATGCCGGCTTTGTGACCACGGTCTGAACAACATTTCTTTTGAAGAAGCTTCGCAAACAGAGGTTAATACCATTTTCACGGATAAATTATCAGGGAAAGCAATCGCTGAAAAGCAGGTAAACCAGTTCAAAACAGCAATTTTATTATTCTTGGGAGAAATCTACCATACTTTTGGCTGGGTGCAGCAGTTCCACCTGGGAGCATTGAGAAACAACAACGAAAGGATGCACAGAATTTTAGGCCCGGATACCGGATGGGATTCTATCGGTGATTTCGTGCAGGCTGAAACGCTGTCTCAATTATTGAATGCCTTAGACGGAAAAGATAAACTGACCAAAACAATCCTATATAATTTAAATCCTGCCGACAATGAAATTTTCGCTACGATGATCGGGAATTTCAATGACGGCAGCATCAGAGGGAAAGTGCAGTTCGGTTCAGGATGGTGGTTCCTGGATCAGAAAGACGGGATGATCAGGCAGATGAATGCCCTTTCCAACATGGGCCTTATCAGCTGCTTCGTAGGCATGTTGACGGATTCCAGAAGCTTTCTTTCTTATCCAAGGCATGAATACTTCAGAAGGGTGCTGTGTAACCTTTTCGGGGAAGAAATGAAAAACGGAGAACTGCCGGATGATATGGAACTGATCGGGAAAACCATTTCCGACATCTGTTACCACAATGCTAAAAATTATTTCGATTTTTAA
- a CDS encoding gluconate 5-dehydrogenase produces the protein MNLFDLSGRTAVVTGGTHGLGMAMAEGLAAAGAELAITSTTPSKLEAALEYYRSKGYSATGYLFDVTDELEAIQKVALMEATHGKIDILVNNAGIIKRIPAIDMEVEDFRKVIDVDLTGPFIMSKLVGKHMIKRRSGKIINICSMMSELGRDNVVAYASAKGGLKMLTKNLATEWAKHNIQVNGIGPGYFATSQTEPIRVDGHPFNDFIISRTPEGRWGNPEDLAGTAVFLASDASKFINGQIIYVDGGILATIGKPANE, from the coding sequence ATGAATTTATTTGATTTATCCGGCAGAACAGCCGTTGTAACAGGCGGTACCCACGGTTTGGGAATGGCTATGGCAGAAGGCCTTGCCGCAGCAGGCGCAGAACTGGCCATTACAAGTACAACCCCCTCAAAATTAGAAGCGGCACTGGAGTATTACCGGAGCAAAGGATACAGTGCAACAGGCTATCTCTTTGATGTGACAGACGAGCTGGAAGCCATTCAGAAAGTAGCGCTGATGGAAGCCACACACGGCAAAATAGACATTCTGGTCAACAATGCAGGAATCATCAAACGTATTCCGGCTATTGATATGGAAGTGGAAGACTTCAGAAAAGTAATTGATGTAGACCTTACCGGTCCCTTCATCATGTCCAAGCTGGTCGGCAAACACATGATCAAAAGAAGATCCGGAAAAATCATCAACATCTGCTCCATGATGAGCGAGCTGGGCCGTGACAATGTAGTGGCGTATGCTTCTGCAAAAGGAGGCCTTAAAATGCTGACCAAGAACCTGGCAACGGAATGGGCAAAACACAACATCCAGGTGAACGGGATCGGTCCCGGGTATTTTGCCACTTCCCAGACGGAACCCATCCGTGTAGACGGGCATCCGTTTAATGATTTTATCATCAGCAGGACACCGGAAGGAAGATGGGGGAACCCTGAAGACCTTGCCGGAACCGCCGTTTTCTTAGCTTCCGATGCCAGTAAGTTCATTAACGGGCAGATTATTTACGTTGACGGAGGAATCCTGGCCACCATCGGAAAACCGGCTAATGAATAA
- the kduI gene encoding 5-dehydro-4-deoxy-D-glucuronate isomerase: MTNSEFRYAHHPEDVKKYTTEDLRREFLINDLFNEDTIKLVYSMYDRLIVGGIMPSSKALKLEPTDDLKAEHFLDRRELGIINVGGAGKVTVDSQIYELGNKEALYIGKGAKEVVFEKTGGEQPYFYINSAPAHHTYPTKKITKNEAEIVELGDEKYANRRVINKLIVNSVLETCQLQMGMTELQPGSIWNTMPAHTHARRMEAYFYFDLEEGQTVSHFMGQPDETRHIFMSNRQAVLSPEWSIHSGAGTSNYTFIWGMAGENMDYGDMDGVKTNELK; this comes from the coding sequence ATGACAAATTCGGAATTTCGTTACGCCCATCATCCTGAAGATGTTAAGAAGTATACTACAGAAGATCTCAGAAGGGAGTTCCTGATCAATGATTTATTTAATGAAGATACAATAAAGCTGGTTTATTCCATGTATGACCGGCTGATTGTTGGCGGTATCATGCCTTCCTCAAAAGCTTTAAAGCTGGAACCGACCGATGATCTGAAAGCAGAACATTTCCTGGACAGGAGAGAACTTGGCATTATCAACGTCGGCGGTGCCGGAAAAGTAACCGTAGACAGCCAAATATACGAGCTGGGAAATAAAGAAGCTCTGTACATCGGTAAAGGAGCAAAAGAAGTGGTTTTTGAAAAAACAGGCGGGGAACAGCCTTACTTTTACATCAACTCCGCACCCGCACATCATACGTATCCTACAAAAAAGATCACCAAAAACGAAGCTGAAATTGTAGAGCTGGGTGATGAAAAATATGCCAACCGGCGTGTAATCAATAAACTTATTGTCAACAGTGTACTGGAAACCTGCCAGCTTCAGATGGGAATGACGGAACTTCAGCCGGGAAGCATCTGGAACACGATGCCCGCGCACACCCATGCCAGAAGAATGGAAGCCTATTTCTATTTCGATCTTGAAGAAGGGCAGACGGTAAGCCATTTCATGGGCCAGCCGGATGAAACACGCCATATTTTTATGAGCAACAGGCAGGCGGTACTGTCTCCGGAATGGTCAATCCACTCAGGAGCCGGAACCTCAAACTATACCTTTATCTGGGGAATGGCCGGAGAAAATATGGATTATGGCGATATGGACGGTGTTAAAACCAATGAACTAAAGTAA
- a CDS encoding TonB-dependent receptor, with protein MAQEKGTKKDKETQIDEVVLVGYTKVSKKDVTNAVSSVKAEAIKDMPSTNAAEAIQGRMAGVRVALSEGAPGADVDIVIRGGNSITGSNAPLYIVDGVQMDNALTILSPKEIESIEVLKDASSTSIFGARGANGVVLITTKGGRRRAKTSINYNGFLGVRKIQNTIDVLDPYQFVLYQYEVYNKGGIQTDKDAFVARYGTYDQLASKYKDIKKRDWQDEVFGREAFNFTHNISITGGSDNSSFSLSLNNVQEDGIMIGSGFKRNMANFKYDYDLSKKVSMTLNARYSRQTIFGAGTSSTGSQSNNRLRNAVRYQPFEGGSNVNVDDFDPLFANETNLVNPVLLANNEVRENGRNDLLLNGILEYKISKDFTFRSVIGYVQRDEEINQFSGTITSLARQNNDQPVVFMSKTQSRRITNTNTLNFRKTLGNHKLDLLAGQETVKTDAESLTMTVKWLPKSITAQEAFANIQSVTAPSGLVQDAPRTNVLPDRLVSFFGRANYIFKNKYIVTASMRADGSSVFGPGNRWGYFPAASVAWKIGEENFLKDSKTVSDLKLRAGYGLSGNNRIQAFLYNTFYTTSSDYGYAFGTNVTPGATTGNTMSNTGVKWESAASKNIGLDFGFFKSRLYGTLDFYQTDTNDLLLLAKIPQTTGYEYQFQNSGSTTNKGIEFSVGGTIINKENFNWKMDANISSNRNIIKSLGASGSASANFYLYPSGWQNNLNDFLVQVGKPVGTYWGYVTAGRYEISDFDYNATTQVYTLKSGVPNASAAANGAKPIQPGDLKLQDLNGDGVIDNNDMTDLGSAQPKAYGGFSQTFRYKNWDMSMLFNFSIGNKVYNANKIEYSTQYLYRDNNMLAEVADRWKWFNDAGEKVNDPTALAALNANTTGWTPPAGAYFLHSYAIEDGSFLRLNNITLGYSLGKDFTKQLGLSNFRLYFTMNNVFTVTGYSGYDPEANTRRNPLTPGVDYAAYPRSRFILSGVDITF; from the coding sequence ATGGCTCAAGAAAAAGGGACAAAGAAGGATAAGGAAACCCAAATTGACGAAGTGGTTCTGGTCGGCTACACGAAGGTTTCTAAAAAAGATGTCACCAATGCCGTTTCTTCTGTAAAAGCAGAGGCCATTAAGGATATGCCCTCTACCAATGCCGCCGAAGCCATCCAGGGAAGAATGGCCGGGGTAAGAGTGGCATTAAGCGAAGGTGCGCCGGGCGCAGACGTGGATATCGTTATCCGGGGAGGCAACTCTATTACGGGGAGCAACGCACCGCTTTACATCGTAGACGGCGTTCAGATGGATAATGCCCTGACCATTCTTTCACCAAAGGAAATCGAATCCATCGAGGTTCTGAAAGACGCTTCTTCTACCAGTATTTTCGGCGCGAGAGGTGCCAACGGCGTGGTGCTGATCACCACAAAGGGAGGCCGTAGAAGAGCTAAGACCTCCATTAATTATAATGGATTTTTAGGGGTAAGAAAAATTCAGAATACGATTGATGTTTTAGACCCTTATCAATTTGTGCTGTATCAGTACGAAGTGTATAATAAAGGAGGCATACAGACTGACAAGGACGCTTTTGTTGCAAGATACGGCACATATGATCAGCTGGCATCAAAATACAAGGACATCAAGAAAAGAGACTGGCAGGATGAAGTTTTCGGGAGGGAGGCTTTCAACTTTACCCACAATATCTCCATTACCGGAGGATCTGATAATTCGTCTTTCTCATTGTCATTGAACAATGTACAGGAAGACGGGATCATGATCGGTTCGGGATTCAAAAGAAATATGGCCAACTTCAAATATGATTATGATCTTTCCAAGAAAGTAAGCATGACTTTGAATGCCAGATACAGCAGGCAGACTATTTTCGGAGCAGGAACCTCTTCCACCGGTTCGCAGAGTAACAACAGGCTGAGAAATGCCGTAAGGTACCAGCCGTTTGAAGGAGGTTCCAATGTAAATGTTGATGATTTCGATCCTTTGTTTGCCAATGAGACCAATCTTGTAAACCCGGTTCTTCTGGCGAATAACGAAGTTCGGGAAAACGGCAGAAATGACTTGCTTCTTAACGGAATCCTGGAATATAAAATCAGTAAAGATTTTACCTTCAGAAGTGTGATCGGGTATGTACAGAGGGATGAAGAAATCAATCAGTTTTCCGGGACGATCACCAGCCTTGCGAGGCAGAACAATGACCAGCCTGTGGTTTTCATGAGCAAGACCCAGTCCAGAAGAATTACCAATACCAATACCTTAAATTTCAGAAAAACATTAGGCAACCATAAATTAGATTTACTGGCAGGACAGGAAACGGTGAAAACAGATGCCGAAAGCTTAACAATGACCGTAAAATGGCTTCCGAAATCAATCACTGCCCAGGAAGCATTTGCCAATATCCAGTCGGTTACCGCTCCTTCAGGACTGGTTCAGGATGCTCCGCGAACCAATGTTTTACCTGACCGTTTGGTATCATTCTTCGGGAGGGCCAACTATATTTTTAAAAACAAATATATCGTAACGGCATCCATGAGAGCAGACGGATCCAGTGTATTCGGGCCCGGAAACAGATGGGGCTATTTCCCTGCCGCTTCCGTAGCATGGAAAATCGGCGAAGAAAATTTCTTAAAAGACAGCAAAACAGTCAGTGACCTTAAGCTGCGTGCAGGATACGGTTTATCCGGGAACAACAGGATCCAGGCTTTCCTGTACAATACATTCTATACCACGTCATCTGACTACGGCTATGCATTCGGGACTAATGTGACACCGGGCGCAACAACAGGGAATACCATGTCCAACACCGGTGTAAAATGGGAATCGGCTGCTTCTAAAAATATCGGATTGGATTTTGGATTTTTCAAAAGCAGACTGTACGGTACGCTTGATTTTTACCAGACAGACACCAATGACTTGTTGCTTTTGGCAAAAATCCCTCAGACTACGGGTTATGAATACCAGTTTCAAAATTCAGGAAGCACCACCAATAAAGGGATTGAATTCTCTGTGGGAGGCACCATCATCAATAAAGAGAACTTTAACTGGAAGATGGATGCGAATATATCCTCAAACAGAAACATCATTAAAAGTTTAGGAGCCAGCGGATCTGCAAGTGCCAACTTTTATTTATACCCTTCAGGCTGGCAGAATAATTTAAATGACTTCCTGGTACAGGTGGGCAAGCCGGTTGGTACCTACTGGGGCTATGTAACAGCCGGAAGATATGAAATCAGTGATTTTGACTATAATGCAACAACGCAGGTCTACACACTGAAATCCGGTGTACCGAATGCATCAGCTGCTGCCAACGGAGCAAAACCGATACAGCCGGGGGATCTTAAGCTTCAGGACCTGAACGGTGACGGAGTTATTGATAACAATGACATGACGGACCTGGGAAGTGCTCAGCCTAAAGCCTACGGGGGTTTCAGCCAGACTTTCCGTTATAAAAACTGGGATATGAGCATGCTCTTCAATTTCTCGATCGGGAATAAAGTATACAACGCCAACAAGATCGAATACTCCACACAGTATTTATACCGGGACAACAATATGCTGGCCGAAGTGGCCGACCGATGGAAATGGTTTAATGATGCCGGGGAAAAGGTAAATGACCCGACTGCACTGGCTGCATTGAATGCCAACACTACAGGATGGACTCCTCCTGCCGGTGCCTATTTCCTGCATTCCTATGCAATTGAGGACGGTTCTTTCCTGAGATTAAACAACATTACGTTAGGATATTCTTTAGGGAAAGATTTTACCAAGCAGTTAGGCCTTTCAAATTTCAGGCTGTACTTTACCATGAACAATGTATTTACAGTAACAGGATATTCCGGGTATGACCCTGAGGCGAATACCAGAAGGAATCCTCTGACACCGGGTGTAGATTATGCTGCTTACCCACGCAGCAGGTTTATCTTATCCGGCGTTGATATAACCTTTTAA
- a CDS encoding RagB/SusD family nutrient uptake outer membrane protein — MKKNKFLAILFSVIGLVSLNSCEEYLDVESLSNTAEQQQFDSASDTFSALVGVYNATMGDNTYGQRMNLILTQSGDDFRTSGDYNANDRRGISCFGAIPTNTELIRPFLDTYAGIERANLVIKNIPLSQVMQTGSAADKVLMNRYLGEALTLRAQFYYDLIKNWGDVPFQDVPSADLADFYLPKTDRDVIYDKILDDLLKAEGLVPWRSEGGTTAQRISKGAVKGLRARIALARAGYSLRRNPQQMLKGSNPQKYYQIAYDECKDIMTSGQHQLNPSYEGLFRSLHTNTQDAANEVIYAVGAFGGNSRTDSKIGYYNGLRHDDTDWKSSGGISAIPVYFYEFTKYDLRRDVNVAIFRVSTTKQEELQTSINWNDGKFRKSWTSITGTSQNLGIDWPLLRYSDILLMFAEADNELNSAPSAQAVNAVLSVRQRAYAGNLGQVGTIPTDKTGFFNYIVKERQLEFGGEGLRKYDLIRWNLLETKINETRTKLTQFMNGTGAYANVPEYIFYKKVVYTPTKTAQQNITDIDFYTATGVAKADIFYSPNQSVATPSGYTKVNWRLAMTQPYISGDPVKSYAYYFQPNRKELLPLALDVINSNYNLTQDYGY; from the coding sequence ATGAAGAAAAATAAATTTTTAGCTATTCTATTTTCCGTTATCGGTCTGGTATCTTTAAATTCATGTGAAGAATATCTGGATGTAGAAAGCTTATCCAATACCGCTGAACAACAGCAATTCGATTCTGCCTCTGATACATTTTCAGCATTGGTGGGCGTTTATAATGCCACGATGGGCGACAATACCTACGGGCAGAGAATGAACCTGATCCTTACCCAGTCCGGGGACGACTTCAGGACTTCAGGGGATTATAATGCCAATGACAGAAGAGGAATCAGCTGCTTCGGCGCGATACCGACCAATACAGAACTTATACGGCCTTTCCTGGATACCTATGCGGGGATTGAAAGGGCAAACCTTGTTATTAAAAACATCCCGCTTTCACAGGTGATGCAGACGGGTTCGGCAGCAGATAAGGTATTAATGAACAGATACCTGGGTGAAGCTTTAACTTTAAGAGCCCAGTTCTATTATGACCTGATCAAAAACTGGGGTGATGTTCCGTTTCAGGATGTGCCGTCCGCAGACCTTGCCGATTTTTACCTTCCGAAAACGGACCGGGATGTGATCTATGATAAAATCCTTGATGATTTATTAAAAGCTGAAGGCCTTGTGCCATGGAGGTCTGAAGGAGGAACAACAGCGCAGAGGATCTCAAAAGGTGCCGTAAAAGGTTTGAGGGCAAGGATCGCCTTGGCAAGAGCAGGATATTCCTTAAGAAGGAACCCGCAGCAGATGCTGAAAGGCTCTAATCCTCAGAAATATTATCAGATCGCCTACGATGAGTGCAAAGACATCATGACTTCCGGGCAGCACCAGCTGAACCCGAGCTATGAAGGCTTATTCAGATCCCTGCACACCAATACCCAGGATGCAGCCAATGAAGTGATCTACGCCGTCGGAGCATTCGGAGGAAACTCAAGGACAGACAGTAAAATCGGGTATTACAACGGATTGAGACATGATGATACCGACTGGAAATCTTCCGGCGGAATCAGTGCCATTCCCGTATATTTCTACGAGTTTACCAAATATGACCTGAGAAGAGACGTAAATGTTGCCATCTTCAGGGTAAGCACCACAAAACAGGAAGAACTCCAGACCTCCATCAACTGGAATGACGGGAAATTCAGAAAATCCTGGACATCGATTACCGGGACTTCCCAAAACCTTGGAATCGACTGGCCGTTGCTAAGATATTCCGATATCCTTTTGATGTTTGCCGAAGCCGATAACGAATTGAACAGTGCACCATCTGCACAGGCAGTCAATGCCGTGTTATCCGTAAGACAGAGGGCATATGCTGGAAACCTGGGCCAGGTAGGAACCATCCCCACGGATAAAACCGGATTCTTTAACTATATTGTAAAAGAAAGACAACTGGAATTCGGAGGAGAAGGCCTCAGGAAATATGACCTGATCCGCTGGAATTTACTGGAAACCAAAATTAACGAGACAAGAACCAAGCTTACCCAGTTCATGAATGGTACCGGTGCTTATGCAAACGTTCCGGAATATATTTTCTATAAAAAAGTAGTATATACCCCTACTAAAACAGCACAGCAAAACATTACGGATATAGATTTCTATACTGCAACCGGAGTTGCAAAAGCAGATATTTTCTACAGCCCGAACCAAAGTGTGGCAACACCGTCCGGATATACGAAAGTAAACTGGAGACTGGCAATGACACAGCCCTACATCAGTGGAGATCCCGTAAAAAGCTATGCATATTATTTCCAGCCCAACAGGAAAGAACTGCTTCCGCTTGCTTTAGACGTTATTAACTCCAACTACAATCTTACGCAGGATTACGGTTACTAG
- a CDS encoding pectinesterase family protein, translated as MKASGFIKNFTAFSAFSIVLISLLSFKTNEKSIVVSKDGKGNFTTVQQAIDAVENGSSSRTKIFVKTGVYKEKIIIPETKGAILLEGENPENTIITYDDFASKKNAEGKDIGTTNSATIFIYSDNFTAKNISFENSSGRVGQAVAVLTSGDRIAFENCRFLGNQDTLYLKGVQDSPDKTKPSRNYFKNCYIEGTTDYIFGAGTAVFENCTIFSKETASYVTAASTPQENEFGLVFIHSKITGNAKENSVYLGRPWRPFAKTVYLDCEIGSVIKPEGWHNWNKPDAEKTAFYAEFNSKGAGAHTSKRVSWSHQLTKEERKKYTADNILKGKDNWNIKKSLK; from the coding sequence ATGAAAGCTTCCGGTTTTATTAAAAATTTTACAGCTTTTTCAGCTTTTTCAATCGTACTTATCAGCCTTCTTTCTTTCAAAACCAATGAGAAATCAATCGTGGTTTCGAAAGACGGGAAAGGCAACTTCACCACAGTACAACAGGCCATTGATGCCGTTGAAAACGGTTCTTCTTCAAGAACGAAAATTTTTGTTAAAACAGGGGTTTATAAAGAAAAGATCATCATTCCTGAAACAAAAGGAGCTATTCTCCTGGAAGGGGAAAATCCTGAAAATACCATCATCACTTATGATGATTTTGCTTCCAAAAAGAATGCAGAGGGTAAAGATATCGGAACAACAAATTCAGCGACAATTTTTATTTATTCAGATAACTTTACGGCAAAAAACATTTCATTTGAAAACAGTTCGGGAAGGGTCGGACAGGCCGTTGCGGTGCTGACTTCAGGCGACAGGATTGCTTTTGAAAACTGCAGGTTCCTGGGAAATCAGGATACTTTATATTTAAAAGGTGTCCAGGATTCGCCGGATAAAACAAAGCCTTCAAGGAATTATTTTAAGAATTGCTACATCGAAGGCACAACCGATTATATTTTCGGGGCCGGAACGGCCGTTTTTGAAAACTGTACCATTTTTTCCAAGGAAACGGCAAGCTACGTTACGGCCGCTTCCACGCCACAGGAAAACGAATTCGGATTGGTGTTCATCCATTCTAAAATCACCGGCAATGCAAAAGAAAATTCCGTTTACCTGGGGAGACCCTGGAGGCCTTTTGCCAAAACAGTGTATCTTGACTGTGAAATCGGTTCAGTCATAAAGCCTGAGGGCTGGCACAACTGGAACAAGCCCGATGCGGAAAAGACAGCTTTCTATGCAGAATTCAATTCCAAAGGAGCCGGAGCCCATACTTCAAAAAGAGTTTCCTGGTCACATCAATTAACCAAAGAAGAAAGAAAAAAATATACAGCAGACAATATTCTTAAAGGAAAAGACAACTGGAACATTAAAAAAAGTTTAAAATAG
- a CDS encoding pectate lyase has translation MKKHFTKIITAGILCGSPAFTEAQKVLSFPGAEGFGRYTTGGRGGKIYIVNKLADDGSQGTLRYALDQKGPRYIVFKTGGTIYLESPLKIKEGDVTIAGQTAYGDGITVANYETFVAADNVVIRYMRFRMGDQKKFEGDAFGARFVKNLIVDHCSMSWSTDETVSMYVNENTTLQWCIIAESLRNSVHQKGAHGYGGIAGGKSATFHHNIYAHHDSRNPRLGEYAGSKFALTDLTDFRNNVIYNWGHNNIYGGEGMNVNIINNYYKPGPATMTRQRIVAIDKNEKPEAEVYNIWGKYYIDGNVVEGNPQVTEDNWTEGVFAQMKSSYNLTDQDKNSIKINRPHDIRDNVKTQPAKEAYGKILQIAGASLVRDAVDEHVLKDIKNGTSTYRGSKGSTHGIIDSQNDAGGFPVLDPGRPLPDSDNDGMPDEWEIKNKLNPQTADANGRDLDKNYDNIEVYFNDIVKKITERQF, from the coding sequence ATGAAAAAGCACTTCACAAAAATAATAACGGCAGGCATTTTATGCGGAAGCCCGGCTTTTACTGAAGCTCAGAAAGTCCTGAGTTTTCCCGGCGCAGAAGGCTTTGGAAGATATACAACAGGCGGACGCGGCGGAAAGATATATATTGTTAATAAACTGGCAGACGACGGTTCACAGGGTACTTTAAGATATGCTTTGGACCAGAAGGGCCCGAGGTATATTGTTTTTAAAACCGGAGGCACTATTTATCTGGAATCTCCGTTAAAAATAAAGGAAGGCGATGTCACCATTGCCGGGCAGACGGCTTACGGGGACGGAATTACCGTTGCCAACTACGAAACTTTTGTCGCCGCAGACAATGTGGTTATACGTTACATGCGGTTCCGGATGGGCGATCAGAAAAAGTTTGAAGGCGATGCTTTCGGAGCCCGGTTTGTAAAAAACCTGATCGTTGATCATTGTTCGATGAGCTGGTCTACAGACGAAACCGTTTCCATGTATGTGAATGAGAATACAACCCTTCAGTGGTGCATTATTGCAGAAAGCCTGAGAAATTCCGTTCACCAGAAAGGGGCTCACGGATACGGAGGAATTGCAGGCGGAAAATCTGCCACTTTTCATCATAATATCTATGCCCATCACGACAGCAGGAATCCGAGGCTGGGAGAATATGCAGGAAGTAAATTTGCACTGACCGATCTTACCGATTTCAGGAATAATGTCATTTACAATTGGGGACACAATAACATCTACGGCGGCGAAGGGATGAATGTGAATATCATCAACAATTACTACAAACCCGGACCGGCAACAATGACCAGACAACGCATTGTAGCCATCGATAAAAACGAAAAACCTGAAGCCGAAGTCTACAATATCTGGGGTAAATATTATATTGATGGAAATGTGGTGGAAGGAAATCCGCAAGTAACGGAAGACAACTGGACGGAAGGTGTTTTTGCGCAGATGAAGTCTTCGTACAACCTGACGGATCAGGATAAAAATTCCATAAAAATCAACCGGCCCCACGATATTCGGGATAATGTAAAAACACAGCCGGCAAAAGAAGCGTACGGGAAAATCTTACAGATCGCAGGCGCCAGTCTGGTAAGGGATGCTGTTGATGAACACGTGTTGAAAGATATAAAAAACGGGACCTCTACGTACAGAGGGTCAAAAGGAAGCACCCATGGGATTATTGATTCACAAAATGACGCCGGCGGATTTCCGGTATTGGATCCAGGAAGGCCACTACCCGATTCAGACAACGATGGAATGCCTGATGAATGGGAGATCAAAAATAAATTAAACCCGCAAACTGCTGATGCCAACGGACGGGATTTAGATAAAAATTACGATAATATTGAAGTTTATTTTAATGATATTGTTAAAAAAATAACCGAAAGACAATTCTGA